In Bremerella alba, one DNA window encodes the following:
- a CDS encoding DUF1501 domain-containing protein encodes MNASTDSRRRFLQATAGMLGAASCSWLPQLASAAGSDPNRKRSCILLWMAGGPTQTDTFDMKPGHANGGEFKETKTNVPGLRFSEHFAGLAKQADKLAILRGMSTREGDHLRGTYLMHTGQRPGGPLNYPSIGASLSKALEDNQSMLPNYVAVNPSGLLNGNALSPGFLGPRYAAATVGSRNTPPADDSEAMADLGVDFLSLPPGIDAQRHKARLALWNDQQNQFLARHPSGAAQAQATIFQSAVKMMHPDAASAFDLSQESSEVRESYGRGTFGQGCLIARRLVERDVPFVEVTLGGSGLGWDTHQGNFPAVERLSKELDQGWSTLLRELNERGLLESTTICWMGEFGRTPNINGTAGRDHFPDAWTCVLSGGGIAGGQAYGKTDEAGQEVTEGKTEVQDLLATLCQAVGVDPATEHYSPQARPIKISEGNAIDQVLT; translated from the coding sequence ATGAACGCCTCGACCGATTCGCGACGTCGATTCCTGCAAGCGACCGCAGGCATGCTGGGGGCAGCCAGTTGTTCGTGGCTTCCTCAATTGGCATCTGCCGCCGGCTCGGATCCCAACCGCAAACGAAGTTGTATCCTGCTGTGGATGGCCGGTGGTCCTACGCAAACCGATACCTTCGACATGAAACCGGGGCACGCTAACGGGGGCGAGTTTAAAGAAACAAAAACCAATGTGCCGGGCCTCCGCTTTAGCGAACACTTCGCCGGACTTGCGAAGCAGGCCGACAAGCTGGCCATACTGCGTGGGATGAGCACTCGCGAAGGAGATCACCTGCGCGGGACCTATCTCATGCACACCGGGCAACGTCCTGGGGGCCCACTCAACTACCCATCGATCGGTGCTTCGCTATCGAAGGCGCTTGAAGACAATCAGTCTATGCTTCCTAACTATGTGGCGGTCAATCCGAGTGGCCTGCTCAACGGTAACGCGTTGAGCCCTGGCTTTTTAGGGCCACGTTACGCGGCGGCAACCGTTGGCTCTCGAAACACTCCGCCTGCGGACGATTCCGAGGCCATGGCCGACCTGGGGGTCGATTTCCTTTCGCTTCCGCCGGGGATCGACGCGCAGCGACATAAGGCGCGGCTTGCGCTGTGGAATGATCAACAGAATCAATTTCTCGCGCGGCATCCTTCCGGTGCCGCCCAGGCCCAAGCGACCATCTTTCAATCGGCCGTCAAAATGATGCATCCCGACGCGGCCTCTGCGTTCGACCTTTCGCAAGAGTCTAGCGAAGTACGCGAGTCTTACGGACGAGGTACCTTCGGCCAAGGCTGCCTGATTGCCCGCCGTCTGGTCGAGCGTGATGTCCCTTTTGTAGAAGTAACGCTCGGCGGAAGCGGTCTGGGCTGGGATACCCACCAAGGCAATTTCCCCGCCGTCGAACGACTCTCGAAAGAACTCGATCAAGGCTGGAGCACTCTCCTGCGTGAATTGAATGAGCGAGGCCTTTTGGAATCGACGACCATCTGCTGGATGGGCGAGTTCGGCAGGACTCCCAATATCAATGGTACGGCTGGTCGCGATCATTTCCCCGACGCCTGGACCTGCGTTCTCTCTGGAGGAGGCATCGCCGGCGGTCAGGCCTATGGCAAGACAGATGAAGCCGGCCAAGAGGTCACCGAAGGGAAGACGGAGGTTCAAGATCTACTGGCGACCCTGTGTCAGGCCGTCGGTGTCGACCCGGCGACCGAGCACTATTCTCCCCAGGCCCGCCCCATCAAGATTTCCGAGGGGAACGCCATCGATCAGGTTTTGACGTAA